The DNA segment ACCGCGAAAGCGATTTCGACTTCATCGCCCGCCTGCTGGCCGAAGAAGGTCTGAATTTCTATTTCACCCACGATGACGACCAGGGCGGGAAATCTACGGGAGCATCATGCGACGCAGTCGAGCGCAAGGAGGGCCAGGCCCGCCACCGCTTTGTAGTCTTCGACGACAACGCGTTTCTTGTCGCCGGCGAACAGGCGTCGATCCGTTTCAACCGGGCGTCCGCCACGGAAACGGTCGATACCGTCACACAATTTGGCCAGCGCCATGCAATACACGCCAATGCCGTGCTGCTTTCCAGCTGGGATTACAAGAAGCTGGCGGCTACCGCAGCCGAAGACGTGACTGGCGATGCACCGCCGAATGTGCCGATGCTGGAAATCCATGAAGGCGCCGGCGCCTACCGCTACACCGACGATGCTGAATCCGCGCGCATTGCCCGCGCACGCGCCGAATCGCTGCAGCTTTCCCATCATGTCCGCCACGCCGAAAGTTCGGTGCGGGCACTTGCAGTGGGCTCCTGGTTCACCCTGACCGGCGCCGACCATGAATCCATCGACGGCGACAACGAATTCGCCGTGCTGACGATCGAACACAGCGGCGCCAACAATCTCTTTGCAGGCATGCCGCACCTCGCCAGGCAAGACAGCGCCGAGCCCGGCACCTACCGCAACCGTTTCACCTGCGTGCCGCGTACGCTGCCGATCCGACCGCGCTACTGGAAGCCGAAGCCGGTCGCCCCGGGCGCCCAGGTGGCGCTGGTGGTCGGCGTCGCTGGCGAAGAAATCACCACCGAGCGTGACCACCGCGTCAGGATCCAGTTCCCCTGGCAACGCGGCGAGCAGGCCGCATCCGGCCAGGGTCTTCATCCAGCTAACGCGAATGCCCCCGGCAATGAAAGTGCCGGCACCTGGGTGCGTGTGGCCGAAGCCGCCGCCGGCGCCAACTGGGGCGGCAATTTCATTCCGCGCATCGGCCAGGAAGTGCAGGTGGATTTCATCGCCGGGGATATCGACCGCCCCGTCGTCACCGGCCAGGTGTACAACGGCGCGGATGCCCCGCCCTTCCATGGCGGCGATAACCATCCGGGCGCGCTGGCGGGATTCAAGTCCAAGGAATATGCCGGCGGCGGGTTCGGGCAATGGGTGATGGATGACACGCCGGGGCAACTGCGCCAGGCGCTTTCGTCCAGTTATGCCGCCAGCCAGCTGAACATCGGTTACCTGATCAGGCAGAACGGCAATGTACGCGGGAGTTTCCGCGGCACGGGGCTGGAAGTGGCAAGCGATGCCTGGGGCGTTCTGCGGGCGAAGCGCGGGTTGTTCGTCACCACTGCACAGCGCGCCCAGGCAGTCTCGAGCCAGCTCGATACCGGGGAGGCTCAGGGGAAGCTCAGGGCCGGAAAGGACCTGGCGAATGCCTTGTCGGATGCCTCGGTGCAGCACCAGGCACTTGGTTTATCCACGGCGGAGGGCTTGCAAAAGCTTGCCGACACACTCGACGGCAAGGACACCGCCGATGGCAATGAGGCGCCGGCCTTTTCCCAGCCAGTGAGCTTACTTGATAGCGCCGCCGGCATGAATGTGGCCACGCCGGCCTCCAGCATCGCCTACGCCGGGCAGGACCTGACCCAGACGACCCATCTGGCCATGCGGGTGACCGCCGGACAGGCCGTCTCTGTCGTGTCGGCCAGAGCGGCATCGCTGTTTGCCCATGCGGGCGGGGCCAAGGTCATTGCCGGCAATAGTCCGGTAACGGTGCAGGCCCATACCGGAGCAATGGATGTGCTGGCGGATCAGGCCATGACGATCACCTCGTCGAATGCCAGCATCAGGATTCAGGCGAAGCAGGAAATCCTGCTGACCTCCGGCGGCGGATATATCCGGCTCAAGGGCGGGAATATCGATATCCATTGTCCGGCCTCCGTGTCGGTCAAAGGGGCCTCGCATGCCTTCAAGGGCGGCGGCAGCGGCAATGCGAGTTTGCCGTTTCTGCCGGATTCTGCAGCAAAAATTAAAAACTGGATCGCCATTAACTATCGCGATGCAGAGGGCGAGCCGATGGCCGGCTTGGCCTACAAGATCAAGTTCGATAGTGGCGCGGTCATCAGCGGCAAGCTGAATGATAAGGGCCATGCCCGCCACGACAACGTTCCCGAGTCCGCAGCGGCAGTCGAGTATGAAAAGCGTCCAGCAAAGCCGGATGCGCCTTGGGACCCTTTGCAGAAAATGGTCGACATGGCCAATAGCCGATTCAGCTGAACGCGCGATAACACTAAAAAACAATAACTTCCGATGCAAAATCAATTTGAAAATGCGCTGGCATGGTTCGGTGCTGCGCCTACACGCTGGATCAAAAGTGCCAGGCAGGACTTGAGTGCAGCGGCAGAATGGTTATGGGGCGTATTGCAAGGCGATTTCAATGACAATGCCTCCACCGCACAAACAATTACCGGCACGGTCATTTCAATGATTCCGCTGGTCGACCAACTCTGCGACGTGCGCGATGTCGTCGCCAACTGCAGAAAGATCAACGAAGACAGCAGCAATCAATGGACTTGGGTCGCACTGGTACTGACCTTGATCGGATTGTTTCCTACGCTGGGTTCTCTCGTCAAAGGCTGCTTCAAAATCCTGTTTGCTTATGGCCGCAAGGCTGCATTCAAGACCAGCGCCCCGCTGGCAGAGGGCCTGTGGAATTTCAGCAAGCCGTGGGTGGAAACCGGCATCGGCAAACTCAACCAGTTTTTGGCACGTCCTGAAGTGCGCAAGGCGATGGCCGCCTTAAAATGGGACAACCCGTACAAAGAGCTAGCCAGATTCATGCGCGAACTGGCAGGAAAAATCAACACGGCTGCATTAGTGAAGGTGATGGATGAGGTTATCGGTGCTCTCAAGAAGCTGCTCAATCTGGTGCAGAAATGGGGCAGCGCGGCGATGGCGACCAAGGCTGGCGCATTGCTGGATATAGTGATGAAGGTGCGCAAGGACGCCAATGCCAAACTTGGCGAAGTGGTCAAGCCAGTGCAGGATTGGCTGGATCAGCTTGCAAAACGATTGGATGTTGAGGCGGAAAATAATTATCGGGCGGCGACCAAATCGGTGAATGGACATACGTTCAGCCGGACTACGCTTGATACGGAAGTTGCAGCAATTGAGAAAGCAAAACCGACGTGGGTGGATAAAACGAAGGACGTAACGCATAAGCCTGCAAAAGAAGCTCCTATCCAAGATGGCTGGCCAGATTTGAGTGACGTAGCAAAAGGCCCAACTAAAAGTAAATATGACACCTTTGAAGCAGGAAAAATAGAACCGGTAACAATTCCGCCTGGTGAAACTTTATACCGGATCGTCGATCCCGCTTCCTCGGACAATAATATCTGCTGGATGCGCAAAGCCGAGTTCGACAAACTCAAAAGTAAGGACGAGTGGCGCAGGAAATTTGCTGTGTGGGGCTACTGGAACCATAATGGTGAATTTGTAACTTACACAGTGCCGCCCGGCAAAGGGTTAAACGTTTGGGAAGGTACTGTAGGGACGCAGGAACTTAAAGGAAAGCCAGCTTACAAGTTGGAAGGTGGCGCAACCCAAATCGTACTAGATCCAGCGCATCTGAAGCAGGAACACATAGGTATACGTCAAGCGACAAACTGGGGCTACAGCAATTTTGGCGAAACTACCGATCTGGTCGGAGTGCCGATTTTGACCAATAATTGGCATCAAGGATAATTACCATGGCAACGCCACTAATACCGCAAGAAATTTTTCTACTGGAACGCTACATCTCGCTGGAACGGTTCAGAAAAATGCGCGATGCATGGCGAGACATGCTCAACTATGTAGAAGATTTGCTGAATCGTTTTGTCCACAATCTTCCGCCCGAGTATCGTAGTCGACCGTTGCCGGAACAGCCGGATATTGTCTGGGGTGAACGGGTGCTGCCGAATTTCCGGGATACCATGCGATTATTGGATGATGGGTACATCAAACTGTCGCACGGCGCCTATGAAGCACTAGGTTGCGCGTGCGGCATCACTGGCGACATCCGTGGTCAAAGCGAATTCTGGTCGGGATGGATGAACCAAGTTGAATCCGGCGCAGAAGATAAGTATTACGAACTGCTATTTTTGGCAAATCGCTACGCTAAACCTATTAATATTACTTCTAGCGGCATATGGTCACCGGGTGATTTGACAACGAACTACGATGGAATATTAAATGAACCGCTTAACCCGCCATCGACATGGCCAACATATCGGCTCAATCCAAAGATAAGGGTAAAGAGTGGTGACCGCACGCCGCAGACCGGCATTTATTTACCTGATGTCGATAATAGCTTCCCGACGTTGCTGATTAGTTCGGACGATGACATGATAGGTGAAGCCAATAAAGCATCAATTTTTCCACAAAAAGATAACAGTGGCTACGTCCCCGCTACCTGGACACTCGTTGAACGAGTTACCGACAAAAGCGACATTCCGTCCGCCCCCTCACTTGTCGCACCAACCCGTTTGCGTGTCGAAGGCGGCCAGCCCTGTCCGCAAACTGGCTTTTGGTTTACTCCAGCGCAAATGAATTCCCGTCGCCATTTCAAGGAAGGCGACGTTATGCCGATGCTTGGCTCTGATTATGGATCAACCATTTGGCAATGGGATAGCAAGCAATCTTAAATGCCTCACACCAGAATATTAATGAATTGACATTTAGAATCTCCCGCATGCCATAGTGGCGGCGAAAAGCTCAAGTTTGAACATGGGGGGCGGTGTTTCCTGGACTGATTGCAACCCGGCAGGGTCATGCCTGCTTCGGTAAACGGCCGCAGATTAATCTCGCACCGCCCGCTGCAAAATGGTATAAATATTGCCAATATGCAGCTGTTGCGGAGCGACAATGAAAGACATCCCCTTCGAAAAAACGTCGGTCGAAGACATAACCAACACGACGTGGCAAGAGTTACCGCCGTCTAAATCGCTGGACAAGATCTGGGAAACCCATCGCTTTCCGAAATACGAGTCGAAGCCCGACATCAAACTGTTGATGCCCTGGGTGCAACAACTGCCGCCGGAACTGCGTCCGCGCCAGTTGGTGATTCAGTATGCCCGCATCGCCCATAAACTGGCGGAATTATGGAAGCATCCGCTTGCGTGCGAAAAATACTTCAATGAATTGATGATCGATAACCGTGGCGACCGTCAGGGGTTTCCGGCCGAAGTGGCGCTTGAACTGGCGGCGCTGCAAGCCTATTTCACCACCAACGTGCTGGTGCAGCATTATTCGGTCTGGGGCGACCGTATCGGCTGAACGCTGCTTGCCAAGGTCATCACTGCTGGCCAAGGTCATGCCTGTCGGCTATAGCTTCCCTGCGCGCTTGAGACGGTAGGTCAAGCCATCGACGATATCCTTGTGCCCGTTGCGTGAGGCAAAATCGAGGGCATTCAAGCCTAACTCATTTTTCACTGCCAGCTCAGCGCCCCTGTCGAGCAGCAGCTTGACCGTCATGATGTGGCCTTCGCCGGCGGCCATCATCAGTGGCGTGGTCTTGTTGGGGGATGATGCATTGACGTCCGCGCCCCTGTCGAGCAACATCTGCACGATATCGTTCTTGCCTGCGGCAGCGGCATAATGCAGCGCCGTCCAGTTCGGGCGGTTGACTTCGGCGCCCTTGGCCAGCAGCAGTTCGACTGCACTGCGGTTACCCTTGTAGGCAGCCACCATCAGGGCATTGTCGCCATTGCGGGCCTTGACTTCGAGGTCGATGTTGCGGGCGTTGAGCAGGGCATTGAAAACCCGAACAGACCCCTCTCGCACGGCAATAATCAGGCCGGTTTCGCCCCGTTCTTCCTCCACCAGATTCGGATCGAGACCGCGATGGAGAAGCGAATTGATTTCGTCAACATTGTCATTCCGGGCTGCGTTGAAAAAATCCTCGAACGCGCCGCTGTACGCTGCCATCGGCATACAGACGGCAATCAGCACCAGCAGGCGTAAACGCCGCAACAGGGAATCGTGGGAGGCAGGCATGGCGTGAAAGTCCTTGTATATCCTGAAAAGCTGCAGTCAGCGGTGAGCCTTGAACAGGTTAAAGAAATTGTCCGTAGTCTGCTTGGCTACCTGTTCCAGCGGAACGCCCTTCAGCTGCGCCACGAACTCCGCCACATGCTTTACCCAGGCCGGCTGGTTCATTCGCCCCCGGTGCGGCACCGGCGCAAGATAGGGGGAATCGGTTTCGATCAGCATTTTTTCCAGCGGGACGGCCAGCGCCACGGCCTGCAATTCTTTTGCGTTCTTGAAGGTGACGATGCCGGAAAAAGAGATATAGAAACCCATCGCCATGGCAGCTTCGGCAACCGCAAGCGACTCGGTAAAGCAATGCATCACGCCGCCTGCGCCGCCCTGGTCTGTCCCCGCGCCCTCTTCCTGCATGATGCGGATGGTATCTTCGGCTGCCGCGCGCGTATGGATGATCAGGGGCTTTCCGGTCGCGCGGGAGGCGCGGATGTGGACGCGAAAACGCTCGCGCTGCCACTCAAGGTCGCCCTCCAGGCGGTAGTAATCCAGGCCGGTTTCACCGATGGCGACGATCTTGGGATGGTTCGCCAGGCGCACCAGGTCGTCCACGCTCGGCTCGGGCGTGTCGGGGTAATCCGGATGCACCCCGACGGACGCATACACGTGCGGATATTGTTCGGCAAGCGCCAGCACTTGCGGAAAGTCCGGCAGGTCGACCGAAACGCAGAGCGCGTGCGTGACCTGGTTGTCGGCCATGGCAGACAACACTTCAGGCATTTTTTCAGCCAGTTCGGGGAAATTGATGTGGCAGTGGGAATCGATATACATGGGCGTTATTGTACGCCCATGCAAGCAGCATTGCGGCTAGAGGGTGTGGGTCGCGCGCGAGGAACCGAGGGCAGCGCCGAGCAGTTCTTCGATGCGCTGGCGGATCTTTGTTCCGGTATCGTCGCCGGGGAAATGCACGCCGATCCCCTGGGCGCGGTTGTTGTTGGCGCCAGCCGGCGTGACCCACGCCACCTTGCCTGCGACGGGATACTTGTTCGGATCATCCATCAAGGTCAGGATCAGGTAGATATCGTCGCCCAGCTTGTAGCCTTTGTTGGTCGGCACGAAAATGCCGCCGTTGACCAGGAAAGGCATGTAAGCGGCGTACAGGGCCGATTTTTCCTTGATCGCCAGCGACAGCACCGACGGCCTGGCGACCGGGGTGGCGGAACTGGCAGCGGGCGTTTCAGCCATGTGGATCCTTTTCTTCTTATCGGGAATACAGCTTTGTATAGTCCAGCAACATGTCTTCAATAAAGAGCTTCGGCGACAGCGGATGCTCTGCAATTGCGCGTCGCTCGCCCATGTCCTTTATCGCTCGCAGCAATGCGGGGGTTTCCACTTGCCCGCCCAGGGCCAGCAATTGCTTTTGGTAACGAGGATAATACCGGATTTTTCCTGAAAGCTTGATAGAAAACAAGTCATAAAGCCAGCGTTGTAGCCATTCGACTTGTTGTGCGGGTGCGGTTTTCAGCATCTTCTCGGCCGTTTTCAGGGCGCCTTCCACCCCGGGACGAGCAAGATGCTGCAGGAATTCCTCCATCGTTTCACGGTTGCCGCTCTCGGCCATTTGCTGCGCCGCCAGCGGCGCGCCGCCCTGCTCGGCCAGCCAGTCTTCGGCATTGCTGACACCTTGCGCCTTTAGCCAGGCAAGAGCCTGGTCAAGTGGTGGCTGATCAAGAGAAAATTTGCGGCAACGCGACAGAATGGTGGGCAGCAGGCGATCCAGACTGTTGGAAACGAGCACAAAGACCGTGTTTGGCGGCGGCTCTTCCAGGGTTTTCAACAAGGCATTTGCAGCCGCGCCATTCAGCGCTTCAGCCGGATACAGCAAAACCACCCGCTTGCCCTGGCGATGGGTGGAAATATTCATGAAATCAGCCAGGGCACGGACCTGGTCGATACGAATATCCTTGGAGGGGGCCTTGGTGGATTTGCCTGTTTTTTTAGGCTCGGCGGCCTCGTCATCCTCGTCGCCGGCGCCGTTTTCGTCGTCCTCGAGCACCTCGGGACGCACGCGTCGAAAATCGGGATGGCTGTATTGCGCAAACCATCCGCAAGACGAGCATTTACCGCAAGCATGCCCTGTTGCATCGGGCGTTTCGCACAACAATGCCTGGGCAAAACCGAGTGCAAATGCGGTCTTGCCAATGCCGGCCGGGCCATGGAAAAGAATCGCATGCGGCAGCCGTGCACGCAGCGATTGCAGCTGGCTCCATGCCGCTTCTTGCCAGGGGAAAATAGCACTATTCATTTAAAATCATAACGATGCATCACAATTAAAGAAATTACCTTCAATTATGATGTAAACCTAAATCCATTAAAATTCAGATAGTTGCAAGCAACTCTTGAAGTTCTTCCTGAATTTTTTCGATGCTTCGGGTGGAATCAATCAGCCTGAAACGTTGGGGAAATTGCTTTGCCCGGCCGAGATAAGCTTCCCGCGTGGCGGCAAAAAAATCTGCTTTTTCCTGTTCAAACTTGTCCGGTTCCCGTGCGGCGTCCAGCCGTGCCCGGGCGACTTCCAGGGGCACGTCGAACAGGAGCGTCAGGTCAGGCTGCAGGTCCGGATGCACCCATTTTTCCAGTACCGCAAGCTTGTCCATCGACAGCTTGCGCCCGCCGCCCTGATAAGCAAACGAGGCATCGGTGAAGCGATCCGAGATCACCCACTGGCCGCGCGCAAGTGCCGGTTCGATGACTTGCGCAAGATGCTCGCGCCGGGCTGCAAACATCAGCAAGGCCTCGGTCTCCAGGTGCATGGGCTCGTGCAGCAGCAGCTCGCGCAGCTTTTCACCCAGGCTGGTGCCGCCGGGCTCCCGGGTCACCACCACGTCGATGCCGCGCGCGCGCAACTGGCCGGCGACGTAGGCAATGTGCGTCGACTTGCCGGCGCCGTCGATTCCTTCGAAGGTAACGAATTTACCCTTGTTCATGCTGTGCAGCCCTGTTCATCGCTGGTATTTGTTAACCGCCCGGTTATGGTCGTTCAGGTTACTGGAAAATTCACTGCTGCCGTCGCCCCTGGAAACGAAGAACAGCGCGTCTGTCGACGCCGGATTGACGGCCGCCGCCAGAGCCGCCGCACCTGGCAAGGCGATCGGCGACGGCGGCAAGCCTGCACGAGTATAGGTATTGTAAGGCGTGTCAGTCTCCAGGTCGCGCTTGCGGATGTTGCCGTTGTATTTTTCGCCCATGCCATAAATGACGGTCGGATCCGTCTGCAGCAGCATGCCACGCTTGAGGCGGTTGACGAATACCCCGGCAATCATGCGGCGATCGGCTTCGGTGCCGGTTTCCTTTTCCACGATCGAGGCCATGACCAGCGCCTCATAGGGCGTCTTGTACGGCAGCGCGGCGTCCCGCGCAGCCCAGGCCTTGTTCAGGCGCTTGATCAGCTGGGCGTGGGCCTGGCGGTAGATCTGGATTTCGCTGGCGCCCTTGGCAAACAGATAGGTGTCCGGGAAAAACAACCCTTCCCCAAGCTTGTAGCCGGGCGCCACCTTTTCCAGCAATTCCCGCTCGGACATCTGCACCGTATCGTGCTTGAGGGCAGGATGGGCGGCAATGGCCTCGCGCATCTGGCGGAACGTCCAGCCTTCGATGATGGCCAGTGATTCCTGGGCAAACTGGCCGCGCACCAGCTGGTCGAGCAGCTTCAGCGGCGAAGTGCCCGGCTTGAGTTCGTAATGGCCTGCCTTGATTTTTGCGCTCTTGCCCGACAAGCGCGCAAGTAACAGGAACAAGGTGGAATTGACTGGCACGCCGGCATCGGCGATCTGGTTCACGGCGCCATTGACGCTGCTGCCCGGCTCGATGGCGAATTCCCGAACTGGCTCGCCGGGCAGCAGAATCGGCGAACTCGCCCAGTAAGTTGTGCCGGCGGCGGCCAATAGCGCCACAACCACGCCCAATACCAGGATTTTCTTGAATAGTCCCATACTTTTCACCTGCTTCTTGCGTGCCACATATGCCCCTTTTGTTTTCGCGCCACACGCCGATTTTGCGCCGCCGACGAAAAATCCGCGACGCATCTATAATAAAACGCAGCAGCTTTGCCTGTCCGCGGTCACGGGACTCGGAAAAGGCCCTAATGATAATCGCATTGACGCGCAAGCAAGCAAAGCAAGGCGACGATATTTTCTGAACGAGATCACAATATCTATGCATCCCTGGCAGCAATTTCTGGAAGAACAAGGCTATCGTTTCGAGCAAGACCGCGCATTCGATGCCCTCGTCCCCGCGGCAGGCCTGTCACCGGACACGGCGTCTGCAGGGTTCATCACCCCCCTCACCGACCTCGGGTTGATGATGTTTTCCGGCGAGGAAGCCGCAAAATTCCTGCACAACCAGTTGACTAACGATGTCGAGCACCTGGGCGCGCGGGAAGCCCGGCTCGCCGCCTACTGCACCCCCAAGGGACGCATGCTGGCAAGCCTGCTGCTGTGGCGCGAGAGCGATGCCATTTTCTTGCAATTGCCGCGTGAAATACAGCCGACGGTGCAAAAGCGCCTGCAAATGTTCATTTTGCGCGCCAAGGTCAAGGCACACGATGTCTCGGACACCCGCGTTGTGCTGGGAGTTGGCGGCGCTGCAGCCGGTGCGGCACTGGCTCCCTGGGCGAAGGAATTGCCTGCCGCACCCTATGCCCGGGTCGATGCAGCCGGTGGCGCCCTGATCCGCGTCGCCGACGCTTTCGGCGCACCGCGTTACCAGTGGATCACCACGCCCGAACAGGCACAGGAAGCCTGGCCGCAGCTTACACAGAAGCTGCAACCGGCCGGCACGGCGTCGTGGCGCCTGGCAGATATCCTTGCAGGGGTACCGCAAATTGTCAAAGCCACGCAAGAAAGCTTCGTGCCGCAAATGGTCAATTTTGAAGTCATCGGCGGCGTCAATTTCAG comes from the Janthinobacterium sp. 17J80-10 genome and includes:
- the tmk gene encoding dTMP kinase encodes the protein MNKGKFVTFEGIDGAGKSTHIAYVAGQLRARGIDVVVTREPGGTSLGEKLRELLLHEPMHLETEALLMFAARREHLAQVIEPALARGQWVISDRFTDASFAYQGGGRKLSMDKLAVLEKWVHPDLQPDLTLLFDVPLEVARARLDAAREPDKFEQEKADFFAATREAYLGRAKQFPQRFRLIDSTRSIEKIQEELQELLATI
- a CDS encoding type VI secretion system Vgr family protein is translated as MPDDSGLAISQRPAGHTGLTGSGRHAFLQSLSQNDRLLTLETPLDAAALLVERFSGREGMSELFRFELDCLSTSADFELKALTDQEVTLRLLRADGTTRAFHGMVTSSLQLGSDGALTRYRLTLAPWMSRLTQRRDNYAFQDKNVLEIVEEVLRDYAIASYRFDVKAALPTRSVTMQYRESDFDFIARLLAEEGLNFYFTHDDDQGGKSTGASCDAVERKEGQARHRFVVFDDNAFLVAGEQASIRFNRASATETVDTVTQFGQRHAIHANAVLLSSWDYKKLAATAAEDVTGDAPPNVPMLEIHEGAGAYRYTDDAESARIARARAESLQLSHHVRHAESSVRALAVGSWFTLTGADHESIDGDNEFAVLTIEHSGANNLFAGMPHLARQDSAEPGTYRNRFTCVPRTLPIRPRYWKPKPVAPGAQVALVVGVAGEEITTERDHRVRIQFPWQRGEQAASGQGLHPANANAPGNESAGTWVRVAEAAAGANWGGNFIPRIGQEVQVDFIAGDIDRPVVTGQVYNGADAPPFHGGDNHPGALAGFKSKEYAGGGFGQWVMDDTPGQLRQALSSSYAASQLNIGYLIRQNGNVRGSFRGTGLEVASDAWGVLRAKRGLFVTTAQRAQAVSSQLDTGEAQGKLRAGKDLANALSDASVQHQALGLSTAEGLQKLADTLDGKDTADGNEAPAFSQPVSLLDSAAGMNVATPASSIAYAGQDLTQTTHLAMRVTAGQAVSVVSARAASLFAHAGGAKVIAGNSPVTVQAHTGAMDVLADQAMTITSSNASIRIQAKQEILLTSGGGYIRLKGGNIDIHCPASVSVKGASHAFKGGGSGNASLPFLPDSAAKIKNWIAINYRDAEGEPMAGLAYKIKFDSGAVISGKLNDKGHARHDNVPESAAAVEYEKRPAKPDAPWDPLQKMVDMANSRFS
- a CDS encoding ankyrin repeat domain-containing protein, whose protein sequence is MPASHDSLLRRLRLLVLIAVCMPMAAYSGAFEDFFNAARNDNVDEINSLLHRGLDPNLVEEERGETGLIIAVREGSVRVFNALLNARNIDLEVKARNGDNALMVAAYKGNRSAVELLLAKGAEVNRPNWTALHYAAAAGKNDIVQMLLDRGADVNASSPNKTTPLMMAAGEGHIMTVKLLLDRGAELAVKNELGLNALDFASRNGHKDIVDGLTYRLKRAGKL
- a CDS encoding folate-binding protein YgfZ, which encodes MHPWQQFLEEQGYRFEQDRAFDALVPAAGLSPDTASAGFITPLTDLGLMMFSGEEAAKFLHNQLTNDVEHLGAREARLAAYCTPKGRMLASLLLWRESDAIFLQLPREIQPTVQKRLQMFILRAKVKAHDVSDTRVVLGVGGAAAGAALAPWAKELPAAPYARVDAAGGALIRVADAFGAPRYQWITTPEQAQEAWPQLTQKLQPAGTASWRLADILAGVPQIVKATQESFVPQMVNFEVIGGVNFRKGCYPGQEIVARSQYLGKLKRRMALALADAGAGAAPAAGMEVFSVADPDQPCGMVVNAEQYGPGEFAMLVELKTAALDEGSVHLGSAAGPALRMQALPYALPDAA
- a CDS encoding TatD family hydrolase, producing the protein MYIDSHCHINFPELAEKMPEVLSAMADNQVTHALCVSVDLPDFPQVLALAEQYPHVYASVGVHPDYPDTPEPSVDDLVRLANHPKIVAIGETGLDYYRLEGDLEWQRERFRVHIRASRATGKPLIIHTRAAAEDTIRIMQEEGAGTDQGGAGGVMHCFTESLAVAEAAMAMGFYISFSGIVTFKNAKELQAVALAVPLEKMLIETDSPYLAPVPHRGRMNQPAWVKHVAEFVAQLKGVPLEQVAKQTTDNFFNLFKAHR
- a CDS encoding DNA polymerase III subunit delta'; translation: MNSAIFPWQEAAWSQLQSLRARLPHAILFHGPAGIGKTAFALGFAQALLCETPDATGHACGKCSSCGWFAQYSHPDFRRVRPEVLEDDENGAGDEDDEAAEPKKTGKSTKAPSKDIRIDQVRALADFMNISTHRQGKRVVLLYPAEALNGAAANALLKTLEEPPPNTVFVLVSNSLDRLLPTILSRCRKFSLDQPPLDQALAWLKAQGVSNAEDWLAEQGGAPLAAQQMAESGNRETMEEFLQHLARPGVEGALKTAEKMLKTAPAQQVEWLQRWLYDLFSIKLSGKIRYYPRYQKQLLALGGQVETPALLRAIKDMGERRAIAEHPLSPKLFIEDMLLDYTKLYSR
- a CDS encoding PilZ domain-containing protein; amino-acid sequence: MAETPAASSATPVARPSVLSLAIKEKSALYAAYMPFLVNGGIFVPTNKGYKLGDDIYLILTLMDDPNKYPVAGKVAWVTPAGANNNRAQGIGVHFPGDDTGTKIRQRIEELLGAALGSSRATHTL
- the mltG gene encoding endolytic transglycosylase MltG; this encodes MGLFKKILVLGVVVALLAAAGTTYWASSPILLPGEPVREFAIEPGSSVNGAVNQIADAGVPVNSTLFLLLARLSGKSAKIKAGHYELKPGTSPLKLLDQLVRGQFAQESLAIIEGWTFRQMREAIAAHPALKHDTVQMSERELLEKVAPGYKLGEGLFFPDTYLFAKGASEIQIYRQAHAQLIKRLNKAWAARDAALPYKTPYEALVMASIVEKETGTEADRRMIAGVFVNRLKRGMLLQTDPTVIYGMGEKYNGNIRKRDLETDTPYNTYTRAGLPPSPIALPGAAALAAAVNPASTDALFFVSRGDGSSEFSSNLNDHNRAVNKYQR